In Candidatus Binatia bacterium, the genomic window GCGACCTTGGTCACATCACATCCCGGCGTGTTGTCGATACTGGCAAAAATATCGTCCAGCTTCTCCGGGCGCCCTTTGAAGTCGTGTGCCGACAGAATGATTTTGGCACCTAGGTGACGCAGTTCGGCCGTGGCATCCTGCAGGTCGGAGTTGGCAATCCAACGCGCGTACTCCAGATCAACATAGGCAGGGATCGCGCCGCGTGCCGCCATCTGGTCGAGCAAGCCGACTCGTTCGGCCTCGGTACCTTCAAACGCCCCGCCTTCATCAGCCGACCGGCAGGTCAGAATGGAGGGCAGCGGGCTTTCGCGGATCAGTGTTTCAACGGTATCGGGTCCGCGATCGTCGTCGGCGAGGCGATCGACGCGCCATTCGATCAGATCCGCGCCCGCGCCGCGGGCGCGGACGCCATCTTCAAGTCCTCGATCGCATTCGGACGTCTCCGCGATCGTGATGGGTACCGCCACAATGCTCATATCTGCATTGTAGCGGGATCGGCAGGAATTGCAGGCGCCCGCGCGACTTTGGGGCTACATTCGCCACGAAATGCCGGGCGGAAGTTCATTCCGCCCGGCATTTCTGGTTCAATGGTGCCGGAGGGTGTTGCGATGGAGGCTGTGGCAGAAACAAAAGAGACAAAGACCGAAGAAGGTGCCGTTCGCGAGATCGCCTGGATGGAATGCGACGCCTGCGGTGGCCCCCTGAAAATCATGGGTCATTGCAAATACCTCTGCCAGCAATGTGGCTTTCTGCGGACCTGCATGGATACCGTCTAGAACGAGGTCGCGCATCGCCATCGATGACGAGTCGCGGTGAATTTCATCGCCCGTAGCGCCTCTGCAGTTGTTGCTGACGTGTGGCCAGTTGCGCGCGGCGTCCGGCAGCATCGATCTCGGGAGTGTCTGCGGGAAGGATGCTTCGTACATCGCCCAGTTTGACCAGTTGCGCGGTCGGGGCTTCTTCGTCGGTCAGAGGTGTGCGTACGCCCTGAAAGCGCAAAAAGAAGAGGCCTTCGGAAAGGCCGGTGCTGTCCAGCCAGTTCGGGACGCCGGGGTCGGTTGCCGAGATCACGTAATCATAGCGCCCATCGCTACCGAGATGAGACTGGCCGCCGGTCAGACTGGTCTGCCGGTTGGCCCACTCGAGCGCATCAAACCAGTAGTTGCCCAATTGCAGTCCCTGATAGCGCGCGTCGGCCCTGGGCACGCTGACGACCAGAGCCTCGTCATTGGCCAGAGAGAACTTGCCTACGGCAGCGACTTGTCCGGCGAGTCCTTCGCTGCCGGTAAGCCGCGGTTTCATGACGGCATTATCCGAGGTGAATAGCCGAACTTTGCCGATATAGGCCTGCCAGAATGCGGCCGAGTCCGGGACCGCGGCGCCGGCTTCGCGAATCTTGCGGGCCACGTCACCGACATCGGGGTTGGGTGCGGGCACACCGAGTTTGCCGACCTGATGGATCTCCACGCGTCCTGCTTTTTCGCTTGCCCAGTCCGAATAGGTCCACCGCACCAGCAGCAAGCCGGCCTCATCGTCTGTTTCGATCCAGTTTTGTGGATGAGCGGTGGGCCCGACAAAGACCTCGAAGTTTCCGTCGGCGTCCAGAGCCAGATTGTCCAGCGAAAGCGTGCCGACGTCGCGTAGCTTGCCGTTGACCCCTGGGGTGCCCGCAAATACCTGAAACGTCACATCAGCGGTCGTCCCGCGGGTGCCGCGCAGCACATAGTCGGCACCCGGTCGGATATGCGTACTTTCATAAAGATTGTCCGGATTCACCAACCCGGTGTGAGCTGACTCGGGAAATTGTGGTCGGAAGACCGGATAGTCCGGGTCACGGAAGACACCGCGTCCAACCTGCTGGATCAGGATCTCCGACAAATATCGTCCGCCATCGGCATTCTCACGGTCGCCACCAGCGGCGCGAGCCTTCTCGCCGACATCGGCGGCCGCATGCACGGAGTCTCCCAATGATCGCAGCGAGTTCCAGGGCTCACCTAGATGTTCCGGTGAAGGTTGGCGCCTGGCGGTGCACCCGGACGTCAGAAGGATCGCGAGCGCACAGCCAAGAGGGACGAGGGGCGTTATTTTCATATCTTCCGCGGTATCGAAATTTGCGAGGACCGACAAATCGTCTCGAAATCCGGCGTTCATCGACCGGAGGCTCGCGAGGCCGGAACCGGCACGGCTTGCGATATGAATGTGGGCTGCCGTTGCGAATAGGCCGCCTGGCGGGAACTCTCAGCTCTTTTTCCAGAACTCCTGCCAGTTGTTCTCGGATTCCGGCAAGGTCCCCCGACCAGTTGCATTCTTCGGCCAATCGGCCGGTGCCAGACCAAGCGGGTTTTGTCCGGACTCGGCTCCATAGAAGAGCTGGTGTTTGCGGCGCACAAAGAACCACGCGTCGCCCCGCTTTTCATAGGTGTCGTCATAGCGAATCGCTTGCTGGATCCAGCGGTCGCCCTCCTGAATTTCTGCCCGACAATAGACATGTCCGGTCGCATGCGTCTCGTCGACAAAATCGATCAGGTGATTGCCGACAAAGAGGATCGTGATGCCGACAGCGCGCAGTTGGCGATCAAAATCCGCGCGTAACGCCTCGCGGCCGCGGCGATCTCGCCCAACCTGCACCTCGGGGATAAAGCATCCAACCAGCGTGTCGAGATCACGGGTATCGGTGGCGTGTGCATAGCGGTAGGCGAGTTGCCGGATCTCGTCGCGACCCTGCGCCTTCTCGGCGCCATTCATCGCTTCATCTCGTGGGTCTCTCGGAGTCCTTGTAGGTTTCGCGCAAACCCTTTTTGTCGATCTTGCCGG contains:
- a CDS encoding nuclear transport factor 2 family protein, with amino-acid sequence MNGAEKAQGRDEIRQLAYRYAHATDTRDLDTLVGCFIPEVQVGRDRRGREALRADFDRQLRAVGITILFVGNHLIDFVDETHATGHVYCRAEIQEGDRWIQQAIRYDDTYEKRGDAWFFVRRKHQLFYGAESGQNPLGLAPADWPKNATGRGTLPESENNWQEFWKKS
- a CDS encoding type I 3-dehydroquinate dehydratase; translated protein: MSIVAVPITIAETSECDRGLEDGVRARGAGADLIEWRVDRLADDDRGPDTVETLIRESPLPSILTCRSADEGGAFEGTEAERVGLLDQMAARGAIPAYVDLEYARWIANSDLQDATAELRHLGAKIILSAHDFKGRPEKLDDIFASIDNTPGCDVTKVA